In Tachysurus fulvidraco isolate hzauxx_2018 chromosome 11, HZAU_PFXX_2.0, whole genome shotgun sequence, one DNA window encodes the following:
- the sgsm2 gene encoding small G protein signaling modulator 2 isoform X2 → MGSATEEEFKEKLLWNVKREVKQVMEEAVTKKFVHEDSSHVIALCSAIEACLGHMLKRRAAGFLRSDKIAALFTKIGKVYAIAEEVCRKVQEQLQQQADITRTQSTSGQEPLRRQGSSSGRVPQPLSAQAIKHIWVRTALFDKVLDKIVQYIVDNSSKYYEKESLMHDSVFGPILAALLVGPCALEYTKLKTSDHFWTDPSANELVQRHRIHGAHRVQEASPGRRPALGIRKRQSSGSMSEDKFAASAREYVESLHQNSRVHLLYGKNNVLVQPKKDMEVLRGYLSLHQSADTLTLKWTPNQLINGTLGDCDLEKSIYWDYALTVPLRQIVCIHCHQRPDCGGTLVLVSQDGIQRPPLHFPPGGHLLAFLSCLETGLLPRGQLEPPLWSQKGKGKVFPKLRKRNSTARLVDQDSDDEPVAADYVFRIVYPGHRYDSITINYHHTTGSRAPSLDDDEEEEDRLHAMISMICSRNLTDPNVMKDHGDMDMQGFGGSPSSWQQAENASHASSCLSCSVGGRSLSIELPGACTCIHERIPLKMLCHNMKRQIVSRAFYGWLAYCRHLSTVRTHLSALVNHNIVPPDKPCEASGGLSKDVWSKYQKDCKVGNYKELELLRLVYYGGVQHEIRKEVWPFLLGHYKFGMGKKDMTQIDEKIAARYKQVMREWKACEVIVKQREKEMQSAIFAKLSSGSSIDSHVMKLIHRDSTLSNEVFMSVDEPDGAGQDTPCESENTPTMTTVVNPVALAPDERLLVEFDSPDSGLPSSRNYSVASAHSQILSSIDDGQSMEEEPGEVATPRGGLVEPSGRDSLSEDRLCSQLDKLVTNSDVPPSFSSYTIEVLDTVALNLHRIDKDVARCDRNYYYFTSSNLEKLRNIMCSYVWEHLEVGYVQGMCDLLAPLMVILDDECLAYSCFTQLMKRMSQNFPNGGAMDTHFANMRSLIQILDSELFELMHQNGDYTHFYFCYRWFLLDFKRELLYEDVFAVWEVIWVAPRISSQHFVLFIALALVEVYREIIRDNNMDFTDIIKFFNEMAERHDVQHILRIARELVHKVQTLIENK, encoded by the exons GTGCTATTGAAGCTTGCCTGGGCCACATGCTGAAGCGGAGAGCTGCAGGCTTTCTCCGCAGCGATAAGATTGCTGCCCTCTTCACCAAGATCGGGAAGGTGTACGCCATTGCTGAAGAGGTTTGCCGTAAGGTCCAGgagcagctgcagcagcaggCTGACATCACCAG AACCCAGAGCACAAGTGGACAGGAGCCTCTCCGCAGGCAGGGTTCATCTTCAGGCCGAGTTCCTCAGCCTCTTTCAGCTCAGGCCATCAAGCACATCTGGGTCCGCACTGCCCTTTTTGATAAAGTCCTGGACAAAATAGTGCAGTATATTGTAGATAACTCAAG taAGTATTATGAGAAAGAATCCCTGATGCATGACTCTGTATTCGGCCCAATCTTGGCAGCACTTCTGG TTGGGCCTTGTGCTCTGGAATACACCAAGCTGAAGACTTCAGATCACTTCTGGACAGATCCTTCAGCCAATGAGCTGGTTCAGAGGCACAGGATCCATGGAGCACATCGAGTCCAGGAGGCATCACCTGGCCGCAGACCTGCTCTGGGG ATCCGTAAGCGACAGTCCAGCGGGAGCATGTCCGAGGATAAGTTTGCGGCCTCTGCAAGGGAATACGTGGAGTCTCTTCATCAGAACTCTCGCGTACATCTGCTTTATGGAAAGAACAATGTGCTTGTTCAGCCG AAGAAGGACATGGAGGTGTTGAGGGGTTACCTGTCTTTACATCAGTCTGCTGACACCCTCACACTGAAATGGACACCCAACCAGTTAATCAACGGCACTCTGGGAGACTGCGACCTGGAGAAGAG TATTTATTGGGACTATGCGCTGACCGTACCCTTAAGACAGATTGTCTGCATCCACTGTCACCAACGGC CCGATTGTGGTGGGACACTGGTGTTGGTGAGTCAGGATGGGATCCAGCGGCCACCTCTTCACTTCCCTCCCGGAGGCCACCTGCTGGCCTTCTTGTCTTGCCTGGAGACTGGGCTATTACCCCGGGGGCAACTGGAGCCCCCACTCTGGTCCCAGAAGGGCAAG GGTAAAGTCTTCCCCAAGCTGCGTAAAAGAAACAGCACCGCTCGGTTGGTAGATCAGGACAGTGATGATGAACCAGTTGCTGCAGACTACGTGTTCCGCATCGTTTACCCAGGACACCGTTACGACTCCA TCACTATAAACTACCACCACACCACAGGCAGTCGTGCGCCCTCTCTGGACGacgatgaggaggaggaagatagACTTCACGCAATGATCTCAATGATCTGCTCGCGGAACCTCACAGACCCTAATGTCATGAAAG ACCATGGGGACATGGATATGCAGGGCTTCGGAGGCAGCCCATCGTCATGGCAGCAAGCTGAGAATGCCAGTCATGCGTCGTCATGCTTGTCCTGCTCTGTTGGGGGCAGGAGCTTGTCCATAGAGCTTCCTGGAGCGTGCACCTGTATTCATGAACG AATCCCCCTCAAGATGCTTTGTCATAACATGAAGCGGCAGATTGTCTCCAGAGCCTTCTATGGCT GGCTTGCCTACTGTCGACATCTGTCCACGGTGAGAACACATCTATCAGCACTGGTCAACCACAACATTGTCCCACCAGACAAACCTTGTGAAGCATCTGGAGGCCTCAGCAAAGATGTCTGGAGCAAATACCAAAAAGACTGTAAGGTTGGT aactATAAGGAGCTGGAGTTGCTCCGGTTGGTTTATTATGGTGGTGTGCAGCATGAGATCAGGAAAGAGGTGTGGCCGTTTTTGTTGGGCCATTATAAGTTCGGCATGGGGAAAAAGGACATGACGCAG ATTGACGAGAAGATCGCAGCACGCTACAAACAGGTGATGAGAGAGTGGAAAGCCTGCGAAGTGATTGTAAAGCAACGGGAGAAGGAGATGCAGTCAGCCATATTTGCCAAACTCTCATCGGGCAGCAGCATTGACAGCCACGTCATGAAACTCATCCACAGAGACTCGACTCTCAGCAATGAG GTGTTCATGTCAGTGGATGAACCTGACGGGGCTGGTCAGGACACTCCATGTGAGAGTGAAAACACCCCCACCATGACCACTGTGGTTAATCCGGTCGCTCTGGCTCCTGATGAGAGGTTACTAGTGGAGTTTGACTCTCCAGACTCAGGCCTCCCTTCTTCAAGGAACTACTCGGTAGCGTCAGCACACTCCCAGATTTTATCAAGCATCGATGATGGACAGAGTATGGAGGAGGAGCCAGGAGAAGTGGCAACGCCTAGGGGTGGACTGGTAGAGCCGAGCGGGCGAGATTCACTGAGTGAGGACAGGCTGTGCAGTCAGCTGGATAAACTAGTTACTAACAGTGATGTTCCACCATCATTCTCCTCATATACG ATTGAGGTGTTGGACACAGTGGCTCTGAACCTGCACAGGATAGATAAGGATGTTGCACGCTGTGATCGCAATTACTACTACTTCACCTCGAGCAACCTGGAGAAACTGCGAAACATCATGTGCAG TTACGTGTGGGAGCATCTAGAGGTGGGCTATGTGCAGGGCATGTGTGACCTCCTGGCCCCTCTGATGGTCATTTTGGATGATG agtgcCTTGCCTACAGCTGTTTCACACAGTTAATGAAGAGGATGAGTCAGAATTTCCCCAATGGAGGAGCCATGGACACTCATTTTGCCAATATGAGGTCCTTGATACAG ATCCTTGACTCCGAGTTGTTTGAGCTCATGCACCAGAATGGAGATTACACTCATTTCTACTTTTGCTACCGCTGGTTCCTTTTAGATTTCAAGAGAG AGCTGCTCTATGAGGATGTATTTGCTGTGTGGGAGGTGATCTGGGTGGCACCTCGGATCTCCTCGCAGCATTTTGTACTGTTCATTGCGCTGGCTCTGGTGGAGGTGTACCGGGAAATCATTCGCGACAACAACATGGACTTTACAGACATTATCAAGTTCTTCAATG AAATGGCTGAGAGGCATGATGTCCAGCACATTCTGAGGATAGCCCGCGAGCTGGTACACAAGGTGCAAACACTCATAGAGAACAAGTGA
- the sgsm2 gene encoding small G protein signaling modulator 2 isoform X1: protein MGSATEEEFKEKLLWNVKREVKQVMEEAVTKKFVHEDSSHVIALCSAIEACLGHMLKRRAAGFLRSDKIAALFTKIGKVYAIAEEVCRKVQEQLQQQADITRRTQSTSGQEPLRRQGSSSGRVPQPLSAQAIKHIWVRTALFDKVLDKIVQYIVDNSSKYYEKESLMHDSVFGPILAALLVGPCALEYTKLKTSDHFWTDPSANELVQRHRIHGAHRVQEASPGRRPALGIRKRQSSGSMSEDKFAASAREYVESLHQNSRVHLLYGKNNVLVQPKKDMEVLRGYLSLHQSADTLTLKWTPNQLINGTLGDCDLEKSIYWDYALTVPLRQIVCIHCHQRPDCGGTLVLVSQDGIQRPPLHFPPGGHLLAFLSCLETGLLPRGQLEPPLWSQKGKGKVFPKLRKRNSTARLVDQDSDDEPVAADYVFRIVYPGHRYDSITINYHHTTGSRAPSLDDDEEEEDRLHAMISMICSRNLTDPNVMKDHGDMDMQGFGGSPSSWQQAENASHASSCLSCSVGGRSLSIELPGACTCIHERIPLKMLCHNMKRQIVSRAFYGWLAYCRHLSTVRTHLSALVNHNIVPPDKPCEASGGLSKDVWSKYQKDCKVGNYKELELLRLVYYGGVQHEIRKEVWPFLLGHYKFGMGKKDMTQIDEKIAARYKQVMREWKACEVIVKQREKEMQSAIFAKLSSGSSIDSHVMKLIHRDSTLSNEVFMSVDEPDGAGQDTPCESENTPTMTTVVNPVALAPDERLLVEFDSPDSGLPSSRNYSVASAHSQILSSIDDGQSMEEEPGEVATPRGGLVEPSGRDSLSEDRLCSQLDKLVTNSDVPPSFSSYTIEVLDTVALNLHRIDKDVARCDRNYYYFTSSNLEKLRNIMCSYVWEHLEVGYVQGMCDLLAPLMVILDDECLAYSCFTQLMKRMSQNFPNGGAMDTHFANMRSLIQILDSELFELMHQNGDYTHFYFCYRWFLLDFKRELLYEDVFAVWEVIWVAPRISSQHFVLFIALALVEVYREIIRDNNMDFTDIIKFFNEMAERHDVQHILRIARELVHKVQTLIENK, encoded by the exons GTGCTATTGAAGCTTGCCTGGGCCACATGCTGAAGCGGAGAGCTGCAGGCTTTCTCCGCAGCGATAAGATTGCTGCCCTCTTCACCAAGATCGGGAAGGTGTACGCCATTGCTGAAGAGGTTTGCCGTAAGGTCCAGgagcagctgcagcagcaggCTGACATCACCAG AAGAACCCAGAGCACAAGTGGACAGGAGCCTCTCCGCAGGCAGGGTTCATCTTCAGGCCGAGTTCCTCAGCCTCTTTCAGCTCAGGCCATCAAGCACATCTGGGTCCGCACTGCCCTTTTTGATAAAGTCCTGGACAAAATAGTGCAGTATATTGTAGATAACTCAAG taAGTATTATGAGAAAGAATCCCTGATGCATGACTCTGTATTCGGCCCAATCTTGGCAGCACTTCTGG TTGGGCCTTGTGCTCTGGAATACACCAAGCTGAAGACTTCAGATCACTTCTGGACAGATCCTTCAGCCAATGAGCTGGTTCAGAGGCACAGGATCCATGGAGCACATCGAGTCCAGGAGGCATCACCTGGCCGCAGACCTGCTCTGGGG ATCCGTAAGCGACAGTCCAGCGGGAGCATGTCCGAGGATAAGTTTGCGGCCTCTGCAAGGGAATACGTGGAGTCTCTTCATCAGAACTCTCGCGTACATCTGCTTTATGGAAAGAACAATGTGCTTGTTCAGCCG AAGAAGGACATGGAGGTGTTGAGGGGTTACCTGTCTTTACATCAGTCTGCTGACACCCTCACACTGAAATGGACACCCAACCAGTTAATCAACGGCACTCTGGGAGACTGCGACCTGGAGAAGAG TATTTATTGGGACTATGCGCTGACCGTACCCTTAAGACAGATTGTCTGCATCCACTGTCACCAACGGC CCGATTGTGGTGGGACACTGGTGTTGGTGAGTCAGGATGGGATCCAGCGGCCACCTCTTCACTTCCCTCCCGGAGGCCACCTGCTGGCCTTCTTGTCTTGCCTGGAGACTGGGCTATTACCCCGGGGGCAACTGGAGCCCCCACTCTGGTCCCAGAAGGGCAAG GGTAAAGTCTTCCCCAAGCTGCGTAAAAGAAACAGCACCGCTCGGTTGGTAGATCAGGACAGTGATGATGAACCAGTTGCTGCAGACTACGTGTTCCGCATCGTTTACCCAGGACACCGTTACGACTCCA TCACTATAAACTACCACCACACCACAGGCAGTCGTGCGCCCTCTCTGGACGacgatgaggaggaggaagatagACTTCACGCAATGATCTCAATGATCTGCTCGCGGAACCTCACAGACCCTAATGTCATGAAAG ACCATGGGGACATGGATATGCAGGGCTTCGGAGGCAGCCCATCGTCATGGCAGCAAGCTGAGAATGCCAGTCATGCGTCGTCATGCTTGTCCTGCTCTGTTGGGGGCAGGAGCTTGTCCATAGAGCTTCCTGGAGCGTGCACCTGTATTCATGAACG AATCCCCCTCAAGATGCTTTGTCATAACATGAAGCGGCAGATTGTCTCCAGAGCCTTCTATGGCT GGCTTGCCTACTGTCGACATCTGTCCACGGTGAGAACACATCTATCAGCACTGGTCAACCACAACATTGTCCCACCAGACAAACCTTGTGAAGCATCTGGAGGCCTCAGCAAAGATGTCTGGAGCAAATACCAAAAAGACTGTAAGGTTGGT aactATAAGGAGCTGGAGTTGCTCCGGTTGGTTTATTATGGTGGTGTGCAGCATGAGATCAGGAAAGAGGTGTGGCCGTTTTTGTTGGGCCATTATAAGTTCGGCATGGGGAAAAAGGACATGACGCAG ATTGACGAGAAGATCGCAGCACGCTACAAACAGGTGATGAGAGAGTGGAAAGCCTGCGAAGTGATTGTAAAGCAACGGGAGAAGGAGATGCAGTCAGCCATATTTGCCAAACTCTCATCGGGCAGCAGCATTGACAGCCACGTCATGAAACTCATCCACAGAGACTCGACTCTCAGCAATGAG GTGTTCATGTCAGTGGATGAACCTGACGGGGCTGGTCAGGACACTCCATGTGAGAGTGAAAACACCCCCACCATGACCACTGTGGTTAATCCGGTCGCTCTGGCTCCTGATGAGAGGTTACTAGTGGAGTTTGACTCTCCAGACTCAGGCCTCCCTTCTTCAAGGAACTACTCGGTAGCGTCAGCACACTCCCAGATTTTATCAAGCATCGATGATGGACAGAGTATGGAGGAGGAGCCAGGAGAAGTGGCAACGCCTAGGGGTGGACTGGTAGAGCCGAGCGGGCGAGATTCACTGAGTGAGGACAGGCTGTGCAGTCAGCTGGATAAACTAGTTACTAACAGTGATGTTCCACCATCATTCTCCTCATATACG ATTGAGGTGTTGGACACAGTGGCTCTGAACCTGCACAGGATAGATAAGGATGTTGCACGCTGTGATCGCAATTACTACTACTTCACCTCGAGCAACCTGGAGAAACTGCGAAACATCATGTGCAG TTACGTGTGGGAGCATCTAGAGGTGGGCTATGTGCAGGGCATGTGTGACCTCCTGGCCCCTCTGATGGTCATTTTGGATGATG agtgcCTTGCCTACAGCTGTTTCACACAGTTAATGAAGAGGATGAGTCAGAATTTCCCCAATGGAGGAGCCATGGACACTCATTTTGCCAATATGAGGTCCTTGATACAG ATCCTTGACTCCGAGTTGTTTGAGCTCATGCACCAGAATGGAGATTACACTCATTTCTACTTTTGCTACCGCTGGTTCCTTTTAGATTTCAAGAGAG AGCTGCTCTATGAGGATGTATTTGCTGTGTGGGAGGTGATCTGGGTGGCACCTCGGATCTCCTCGCAGCATTTTGTACTGTTCATTGCGCTGGCTCTGGTGGAGGTGTACCGGGAAATCATTCGCGACAACAACATGGACTTTACAGACATTATCAAGTTCTTCAATG AAATGGCTGAGAGGCATGATGTCCAGCACATTCTGAGGATAGCCCGCGAGCTGGTACACAAGGTGCAAACACTCATAGAGAACAAGTGA
- the sgsm2 gene encoding small G protein signaling modulator 2 isoform X4, producing the protein MGSATEEEFKEKLLWNVKREVKQVMEEAVTKKFVHEDSSHVIALCSAIEACLGHMLKRRAAGFLRSDKIAALFTKIGKVYAIAEEVCRKVQEQLQQQADITRRTQSTSGQEPLRRQGSSSGRVPQPLSAQAIKHIWVRTALFDKVLDKIVQYIVDNSSKYYEKESLMHDSVFGPILAALLVGPCALEYTKLKTSDHFWTDPSANELVQRHRIHGAHRVQEASPGRRPALGIRKRQSSGSMSEDKFAASAREYVESLHQNSRVHLLYGKNNVLVQPKKDMEVLRGYLSLHQSADTLTLKWTPNQLINGTLGDCDLEKSIYWDYALTVPLRQIVCIHCHQRPDCGGTLVLVSQDGIQRPPLHFPPGGHLLAFLSCLETGLLPRGQLEPPLWSQKGKGKVFPKLRKRNSTARLVDQDSDDEPVAADYVFRIVYPGHRYDSNHGDMDMQGFGGSPSSWQQAENASHASSCLSCSVGGRSLSIELPGACTCIHERIPLKMLCHNMKRQIVSRAFYGWLAYCRHLSTVRTHLSALVNHNIVPPDKPCEASGGLSKDVWSKYQKDCKVGNYKELELLRLVYYGGVQHEIRKEVWPFLLGHYKFGMGKKDMTQIDEKIAARYKQVMREWKACEVIVKQREKEMQSAIFAKLSSGSSIDSHVMKLIHRDSTLSNEVFMSVDEPDGAGQDTPCESENTPTMTTVVNPVALAPDERLLVEFDSPDSGLPSSRNYSVASAHSQILSSIDDGQSMEEEPGEVATPRGGLVEPSGRDSLSEDRLCSQLDKLVTNSDVPPSFSSYTIEVLDTVALNLHRIDKDVARCDRNYYYFTSSNLEKLRNIMCSYVWEHLEVGYVQGMCDLLAPLMVILDDECLAYSCFTQLMKRMSQNFPNGGAMDTHFANMRSLIQILDSELFELMHQNGDYTHFYFCYRWFLLDFKRELLYEDVFAVWEVIWVAPRISSQHFVLFIALALVEVYREIIRDNNMDFTDIIKFFNEMAERHDVQHILRIARELVHKVQTLIENK; encoded by the exons GTGCTATTGAAGCTTGCCTGGGCCACATGCTGAAGCGGAGAGCTGCAGGCTTTCTCCGCAGCGATAAGATTGCTGCCCTCTTCACCAAGATCGGGAAGGTGTACGCCATTGCTGAAGAGGTTTGCCGTAAGGTCCAGgagcagctgcagcagcaggCTGACATCACCAG AAGAACCCAGAGCACAAGTGGACAGGAGCCTCTCCGCAGGCAGGGTTCATCTTCAGGCCGAGTTCCTCAGCCTCTTTCAGCTCAGGCCATCAAGCACATCTGGGTCCGCACTGCCCTTTTTGATAAAGTCCTGGACAAAATAGTGCAGTATATTGTAGATAACTCAAG taAGTATTATGAGAAAGAATCCCTGATGCATGACTCTGTATTCGGCCCAATCTTGGCAGCACTTCTGG TTGGGCCTTGTGCTCTGGAATACACCAAGCTGAAGACTTCAGATCACTTCTGGACAGATCCTTCAGCCAATGAGCTGGTTCAGAGGCACAGGATCCATGGAGCACATCGAGTCCAGGAGGCATCACCTGGCCGCAGACCTGCTCTGGGG ATCCGTAAGCGACAGTCCAGCGGGAGCATGTCCGAGGATAAGTTTGCGGCCTCTGCAAGGGAATACGTGGAGTCTCTTCATCAGAACTCTCGCGTACATCTGCTTTATGGAAAGAACAATGTGCTTGTTCAGCCG AAGAAGGACATGGAGGTGTTGAGGGGTTACCTGTCTTTACATCAGTCTGCTGACACCCTCACACTGAAATGGACACCCAACCAGTTAATCAACGGCACTCTGGGAGACTGCGACCTGGAGAAGAG TATTTATTGGGACTATGCGCTGACCGTACCCTTAAGACAGATTGTCTGCATCCACTGTCACCAACGGC CCGATTGTGGTGGGACACTGGTGTTGGTGAGTCAGGATGGGATCCAGCGGCCACCTCTTCACTTCCCTCCCGGAGGCCACCTGCTGGCCTTCTTGTCTTGCCTGGAGACTGGGCTATTACCCCGGGGGCAACTGGAGCCCCCACTCTGGTCCCAGAAGGGCAAG GGTAAAGTCTTCCCCAAGCTGCGTAAAAGAAACAGCACCGCTCGGTTGGTAGATCAGGACAGTGATGATGAACCAGTTGCTGCAGACTACGTGTTCCGCATCGTTTACCCAGGACACCGTTACGACTCCA ACCATGGGGACATGGATATGCAGGGCTTCGGAGGCAGCCCATCGTCATGGCAGCAAGCTGAGAATGCCAGTCATGCGTCGTCATGCTTGTCCTGCTCTGTTGGGGGCAGGAGCTTGTCCATAGAGCTTCCTGGAGCGTGCACCTGTATTCATGAACG AATCCCCCTCAAGATGCTTTGTCATAACATGAAGCGGCAGATTGTCTCCAGAGCCTTCTATGGCT GGCTTGCCTACTGTCGACATCTGTCCACGGTGAGAACACATCTATCAGCACTGGTCAACCACAACATTGTCCCACCAGACAAACCTTGTGAAGCATCTGGAGGCCTCAGCAAAGATGTCTGGAGCAAATACCAAAAAGACTGTAAGGTTGGT aactATAAGGAGCTGGAGTTGCTCCGGTTGGTTTATTATGGTGGTGTGCAGCATGAGATCAGGAAAGAGGTGTGGCCGTTTTTGTTGGGCCATTATAAGTTCGGCATGGGGAAAAAGGACATGACGCAG ATTGACGAGAAGATCGCAGCACGCTACAAACAGGTGATGAGAGAGTGGAAAGCCTGCGAAGTGATTGTAAAGCAACGGGAGAAGGAGATGCAGTCAGCCATATTTGCCAAACTCTCATCGGGCAGCAGCATTGACAGCCACGTCATGAAACTCATCCACAGAGACTCGACTCTCAGCAATGAG GTGTTCATGTCAGTGGATGAACCTGACGGGGCTGGTCAGGACACTCCATGTGAGAGTGAAAACACCCCCACCATGACCACTGTGGTTAATCCGGTCGCTCTGGCTCCTGATGAGAGGTTACTAGTGGAGTTTGACTCTCCAGACTCAGGCCTCCCTTCTTCAAGGAACTACTCGGTAGCGTCAGCACACTCCCAGATTTTATCAAGCATCGATGATGGACAGAGTATGGAGGAGGAGCCAGGAGAAGTGGCAACGCCTAGGGGTGGACTGGTAGAGCCGAGCGGGCGAGATTCACTGAGTGAGGACAGGCTGTGCAGTCAGCTGGATAAACTAGTTACTAACAGTGATGTTCCACCATCATTCTCCTCATATACG ATTGAGGTGTTGGACACAGTGGCTCTGAACCTGCACAGGATAGATAAGGATGTTGCACGCTGTGATCGCAATTACTACTACTTCACCTCGAGCAACCTGGAGAAACTGCGAAACATCATGTGCAG TTACGTGTGGGAGCATCTAGAGGTGGGCTATGTGCAGGGCATGTGTGACCTCCTGGCCCCTCTGATGGTCATTTTGGATGATG agtgcCTTGCCTACAGCTGTTTCACACAGTTAATGAAGAGGATGAGTCAGAATTTCCCCAATGGAGGAGCCATGGACACTCATTTTGCCAATATGAGGTCCTTGATACAG ATCCTTGACTCCGAGTTGTTTGAGCTCATGCACCAGAATGGAGATTACACTCATTTCTACTTTTGCTACCGCTGGTTCCTTTTAGATTTCAAGAGAG AGCTGCTCTATGAGGATGTATTTGCTGTGTGGGAGGTGATCTGGGTGGCACCTCGGATCTCCTCGCAGCATTTTGTACTGTTCATTGCGCTGGCTCTGGTGGAGGTGTACCGGGAAATCATTCGCGACAACAACATGGACTTTACAGACATTATCAAGTTCTTCAATG AAATGGCTGAGAGGCATGATGTCCAGCACATTCTGAGGATAGCCCGCGAGCTGGTACACAAGGTGCAAACACTCATAGAGAACAAGTGA